A window of Candidatus Thiodiazotropha endoloripes genomic DNA:
TCTTCATGGATCTGGGTGGTAATGCGGAGGCCTTCATCGGACGTGAACACATGATCCCCAAGGAGTCGATCCGGGTAGGTGATCGGATTCGCGGCTATCTCTATGAAGTCAGATCGGAGCCCAGAGGACCGCAACTGTTTATCAGCCGGACCATGCCTGAACTGCTGATCGAGCTGTTCAAGCTGGAAGTGCCTGAAGTGGGTGAGGGTCTGATCGAGATTCGCAGTGCAGCGCGGGATCCCGGATTACGTGCCAAAATTGCTGTTAAAGCATTGGATCAGCGCATCGATCCGGTTGGTGCTTGTGTCGGCATGCGTGGCTCACGGGTGCAGGCTGTCTCCAACGAGCTGAATGGTGAGCGGGTCGATATCATTCTGTGGAATGACAACCCTGCACAGTTTGTGATCAACGCCATGTCGCCGGCGGATGTGGTCTCCATCGTGGTTGATGAAGATACCCACGCCATGGACGTGGCGGTCAGCGAGGAGAATCTCTCCCAAGCGATCGGACGTGGTGGACAGAATGTTCGACTGGCCAGTCAGCTGACCGGTTGGGAGCTGAATGTCATGGACGAGGCCCAGGCCTCCGAGAAGAGTGAATCGGAAGCGAAAGGCTATATGGACTCCTTTATGGATCAGTTGGATGTGGATGAGGATGTAGCTGCGATCCTGGTACAGGAAGGCTTTACCAGTGTCGATGAAGTCGCCTACGTACCGATTGAAGAGATGCTCTCCGTTGAGGAGTTCGATGAGGAGCTGGTAGAAGAACTGCGCAACAGAGCTAAGGACTATTTGTTGACTCGCGCGATTGCCAATGAAGAGGCTTTCCGTGAACCGGCCGATGATCTGCTGAACATGGACGGCATGGATCAGCAGCTCGCCTTCACCCTGGCCGGCCGGGGTGTGGTGACCATGGAGGATCTGGCAGAACAATCCATCGATGAACTGATGGAGATTGACGGTATGGATGAAGAGCGGGCAGGCCAGCTGATCATGACAGCGCGTGCTCCCTGGTTTGAAGAGGCGGAATAGGTCACTCCGGTTTCTGGGTGAAGAAAAAGCAACAGATGGAAAAGGCAAATTCGAGAGGCTGATGAATGAGTGAAGTAACGGTAGCACAACTTGCAAATGTCGTTGGCATTCCTGCCGATCTGTTGATGGAACAGTTGGCGGACGCCGGCATTCAGGCGAAAAGCCCTGAAGATAGGATTTCCGATGATGAGAAGGCGAAACTGCTGCTGCATCTGCGTGAGAGTCATGGCAAAAAGAAGACCTCAACGGTTACCGCACCCAGCAAGGTCACACTCAGGCGTAAAACGGTCAGTGAACTGCGCCAGCCCACATCGAGCGGACGCAGCACGCTGAGTCGTGCGTCGGCCGCACCGGCAAAAACGGTGAGCGTTGAGGTGCGGAAGAAACGCACCTACGTGAAACGCACCAATGTCGAGTCGGATGAAAGCAAGGTCAAGCAGGCTGAAGAGGCGCGGAGAGCGCTGGATGATCAGGCGAAAGAGCGTGCCGCTATCGAGGCGGAAGTAGAAGCGCGTAAGGCTGCCGAGGCTGCCAAGCGCCAAGAACAGGAAGAGGCCGAGAAAAAGGCAGAGGAAGAAGAAGCCGCCAAACTTGCGGCAGAAGCAGAAGCCAAACGTCTGGCTGAGGAAGAGGCGGCAAGAGAAGCGGCTGAGGAAGCCAAGCGTCAGGAAGAGCTGTTGAAACCAGAAACTGCTGCAGAGCCTGAGCCGGCTGTCGAGGCGAAACCTGCTGCTGCCGAGGCCAAGGCCGAACCGTCCCGTGGCAAGAAAGGTCGTAAAGACAGTCGTCGCGACGAGAAAGGTTTTAGCGATGACAAAAAGGCGGACCGTAAAGAGCTGCACGTGGCGGAAGGGCTGCGTGGAAAGCGCAAAAGAAAACCGGGCAAACAGCGTAGAGCAGCGGCCGCTGCTGCCAGCGACGCCCAGCACGGCTTCCAGCGCCCGACCACTCCGGTTGTGCATGAGGTGAAAATTCCCGAGAACATTACCGTTGCCGATCTGGCGCAGCGCATGACCATCAAAGCCGCCGAAGTGATCAAGGTGCTGATGAAGATGGGCATGATGGTAACCATCAATCAGACACTGGACCGGGATACTGCCATCCTGGTGGTCGAAGAGATGGGCCATGTGCCGGTTGCACAGCGTGACGAGGATATCGAAGCCGATCTGCTGAGTGAGGAGGATGACGCCCATACTCAGGGAGAGCAGGTTAACCGTCCTCCGGTGGTCACCATCATGGGTCACGTCGATCATGGTAAGACCTCTCTGCTCGACTACATCCGCACCAGCCGGGTTGCTGCCGGTGAGGCGGGTGGTATCACCCAGCATATCGGTGCCTATCATGTGGATACCGACAAGGGTACGGTCTCATTTCTCGATACCCCGGGCCATGCGGCGTTTACCGCGATGCGTGCCCGTGGCGCCAAAGTTACCGATATCGTCATTCTTGTGGTGGCCGCCGATGATGGCGTGATGCCACAAACCAAGGAGGCGATCCAGCACGCCAAGGCGGCCGAAGTGCCCCTGATCGTGGCGATCAACAAGATCGATAAGGAGGAGGCCAATCCGGATCGGGTGATCCAGGAGCTCTCCCAGGAAGAGGTCATCCCCGAAGACTGGGGTGGCGATACCATGTTCGTCCGCGTCTCGGCGAAAACCGGCGCCGGTATCGATGATCTGCTCGATGCGATTCTGCTGCAGGCCGAAGTGCTTGAGTTGCAAGCGGTTGAAGATGGACCGGCTACCGGTTCCATCGTTGAATCCTCACTCGACAAAGGGCGTGGCCCGGTGGCTACCGTACTGGTTCAGTCCGGCACCCTGAACCGGGGCGATATGATCGTCTCGGGTAAGGAGTTCGGCCGTGTACGGGCGATGTTCGATGAGGCCGGTCGCTCCATCAAAACCGCCGGTCCTTCCATTCCGGTGGTGGTGCTGGGCCTCTCCGGCACCCCGGAAGCCGGTGACGATGTACGTGCGGTCAGCGATGAGCGTCGTGCCCGCGAGATCGCCGAACTGCGTCAGGACAAACAGCGCTCAACCCGTCTGGCTGCCCAGAAGGCCGCCAAGCTGGATGAGATGTTCACCCAGATGGAAGAGGGCGAGACCCAGACCCTGAATGTGATCGTCAAAGCGGATGTACAGGGTAGTGTGGAAGCGTTGAAGGAGTCCCTGGTGAAGACCTCCACGGATGAAGTCAAGGTGCGCGTTGTGGCATCCGGTGTGGGCGGTATCAATGAGTCTGACGCCAATCTGGCGGTGACCTCGAATGCGATCATCATCGGCTTCAATGTGCGTGGTGATGCAGGAGCCCGTCGAGTGGTGGAAGAGCAGGGCATCGACATGCGCTACTACAGCATCATCTACGAAATCATCGATGATGTGAAAAAGGCGATCTCCGGTATGCTCTCACCCGAAATCAGAGAAGAGATCATCGGCCTGGCCGAAGTGCGGGATGTGTTCCGCAACTCCAAGCTGGGCGCGATTGCCGGTTGTATGGTGCTCGAAGGTATGGTCAAGCGCAACAATCCGATCCGCGTGCTGCGGGATAACGTGGTGATCTACGAAGGATCACTCGAGTCCCTGCGTCGCTTCAAAGATGACGTCAATGAAGTGAAGAGCGGTATGGAGTGCGGTATCGGCGTGAAGA
This region includes:
- the nusA gene encoding transcription termination factor NusA, which translates into the protein MSKEILLVVDAVSNEKDVGKSIIFEAIEAALASATRKRNGDDILVRVAIDRTSGDYDTYRRWEVVESYAEDEPDAPLRQIILDAAREEDPDIQIGDFVEEPIESIEFGRIAAQAAKQVIVQKVREAERAKVVEAFKGREGELVTGVVKRIDRGNIFMDLGGNAEAFIGREHMIPKESIRVGDRIRGYLYEVRSEPRGPQLFISRTMPELLIELFKLEVPEVGEGLIEIRSAARDPGLRAKIAVKALDQRIDPVGACVGMRGSRVQAVSNELNGERVDIILWNDNPAQFVINAMSPADVVSIVVDEDTHAMDVAVSEENLSQAIGRGGQNVRLASQLTGWELNVMDEAQASEKSESEAKGYMDSFMDQLDVDEDVAAILVQEGFTSVDEVAYVPIEEMLSVEEFDEELVEELRNRAKDYLLTRAIANEEAFREPADDLLNMDGMDQQLAFTLAGRGVVTMEDLAEQSIDELMEIDGMDEERAGQLIMTARAPWFEEAE
- the infB gene encoding translation initiation factor IF-2, with translation MSEVTVAQLANVVGIPADLLMEQLADAGIQAKSPEDRISDDEKAKLLLHLRESHGKKKTSTVTAPSKVTLRRKTVSELRQPTSSGRSTLSRASAAPAKTVSVEVRKKRTYVKRTNVESDESKVKQAEEARRALDDQAKERAAIEAEVEARKAAEAAKRQEQEEAEKKAEEEEAAKLAAEAEAKRLAEEEAAREAAEEAKRQEELLKPETAAEPEPAVEAKPAAAEAKAEPSRGKKGRKDSRRDEKGFSDDKKADRKELHVAEGLRGKRKRKPGKQRRAAAAAASDAQHGFQRPTTPVVHEVKIPENITVADLAQRMTIKAAEVIKVLMKMGMMVTINQTLDRDTAILVVEEMGHVPVAQRDEDIEADLLSEEDDAHTQGEQVNRPPVVTIMGHVDHGKTSLLDYIRTSRVAAGEAGGITQHIGAYHVDTDKGTVSFLDTPGHAAFTAMRARGAKVTDIVILVVAADDGVMPQTKEAIQHAKAAEVPLIVAINKIDKEEANPDRVIQELSQEEVIPEDWGGDTMFVRVSAKTGAGIDDLLDAILLQAEVLELQAVEDGPATGSIVESSLDKGRGPVATVLVQSGTLNRGDMIVSGKEFGRVRAMFDEAGRSIKTAGPSIPVVVLGLSGTPEAGDDVRAVSDERRAREIAELRQDKQRSTRLAAQKAAKLDEMFTQMEEGETQTLNVIVKADVQGSVEALKESLVKTSTDEVKVRVVASGVGGINESDANLAVTSNAIIIGFNVRGDAGARRVVEEQGIDMRYYSIIYEIIDDVKKAISGMLSPEIREEIIGLAEVRDVFRNSKLGAIAGCMVLEGMVKRNNPIRVLRDNVVIYEGSLESLRRFKDDVNEVKSGMECGIGVKNYNDVQSGDQIEVFERTEIARTV